The Candidatus Nitrosopumilus sp. SW genomic sequence TTGACTGGAAAATTGAACATTGTTGGTGTTGGTCCTGGAAATAATGATCATATGACATTTAGAGCAAAAGAAATAATCAGTGAAAGTGACATCATTATTGGCTATGAAACATATGTAAATTTAGTTTCAGAACTTATTGAAGGAAAAACAGTTTATCGTTATGCAATGACTCAAGAAGTTGAAAGAGCTCATCAATGTATTGATCTTGCAAAGTCAGGAAAAATTGTATCTCTTGTATCTAGTGGAGATCCCGGAATTTATGGAATGGCTGGACTAATCTATGAAACTCTAGCTGAGAGTGGCTGGGATCCAAAAGATGGACTTCAGGTAGAAGTAATTCCAGGTGTGTCGGCACTGAATTCTTGTGCATCTATTGTCGGTTCACCATTAATGTCTGATTTTGCAGTAGTCAGTATGAGTGATTTGTTAGTTCCATGGGAAGTTATTGAAAATAGAGTAGAGTCTGCAGCAAAAGGTGATTTTGTTCTTGTGATTTACAATCCTGCCAGTAAGAAAAGAATTCATCAGTTACAAGACACTAGAAAAATTCTATTAAAATACAGAAAACCTACAACACCTGTTGCAATTATTGTTGGTGCATATAGAGAATCTCAATCAATTATGATGACTGATTTAGAAAATCTACCAAATCATTCAGACAAATTAGGAATGACTAGTACAGTCATTGTAGGAAATTCATCTACATATTCTTACAAAGATTTGATGATAAATCCAAGAGGATACAAATCAAAATACAATCTAGAAGAACAGACTAATCCAGATCTTAAAGTTCAATAACTCTTCTTAATTGCTTCATGTAATTCTTCAGTAAGGTTTAGCTTGTCTCTAATTGGCGATATTATTTTCACTAAATAATTTCCAACTGTTTGCTTCAAATCCCCTGGATGTAGTTTCTTTTCAGCAAAATCTGTTTCAAGTTGGTTATAATCTTGATATGATACATTTCCACCAAATTTTTCAGGTCTTTCTACATTCATCTCATCAAACTCATGAAAAATCACCGTTTTTGCAATTTCTAACAGTGGATTATTCTGTATATTTGCCTCTTCACACCAGGCTTTGTTCATCTTTTTCTTGATTTCCTCATCTGTATTGTGAATAAAAACACCTGAATTTGGATCAGATTTACTCATTTTTCCTA encodes the following:
- the cobJ gene encoding precorrin-3B C(17)-methyltransferase yields the protein MTGKLNIVGVGPGNNDHMTFRAKEIISESDIIIGYETYVNLVSELIEGKTVYRYAMTQEVERAHQCIDLAKSGKIVSLVSSGDPGIYGMAGLIYETLAESGWDPKDGLQVEVIPGVSALNSCASIVGSPLMSDFAVVSMSDLLVPWEVIENRVESAAKGDFVLVIYNPASKKRIHQLQDTRKILLKYRKPTTPVAIIVGAYRESQSIMMTDLENLPNHSDKLGMTSTVIVGNSSTYSYKDLMINPRGYKSKYNLEEQTNPDLKVQ